In Ailuropoda melanoleuca isolate Jingjing chromosome 4, ASM200744v2, whole genome shotgun sequence, the following proteins share a genomic window:
- the LOC100481395 gene encoding olfactory receptor 2B6 has protein sequence MKMISPPHPEEFILLGFADRPWLELPLFAILLITYPVAMVGNIAIILASRLDTRLHSPMCFFLTNLSFLDMCYTTSIVPQMLFNLGSTRKTISYLGCAAQLYFFHIMGGTECLLLAIMSFDRYVAICKPLHYTLIMNPRFCILLASAVWLTGITYAVSEATATLQLPLCGLNKLDHLVCEIPVLIKAACGEKAANELTLSVVCIFILAVPLCLILASYACIGHAVFKIKSSEGRKKAFGTCSSHLIVVFLFYGPAISMYLQPPSSISRDQPKFMALFYGVVTPTLNPFIYTLRNKDVKGALGNLLRGIFTSK, from the coding sequence CAGCCCTCCCCATCCTGAAGAGTTTATTCTCCTGGGCTTCGCAGACCGTCCTTGGCTGGAGCTTCCTCTATTTGCTATTCTTCTTATAACATACCCCGTGGCCATGGTGGGGAACATAGCCATCATTCTGGCATCCAGGTTAGATACCCGTCTGCACAGCCCCATGTGCTTCTTCCTCACCAACCTCTCCTTCCTGGACATGTGCTACACCACGAGCATTGTCCCTCAGATGCTGTTTAACCTGGGAAGTACTAGAAAGACCATCAGCTACCTGGGCTGTGCAGCTCAGCTTTATTTCTTCCACATAATGGGGGGCACAGAATGTCTGCTTTTGGCTATCATGTCTTTTGATCGCTACGTGGCTATCTGCAAGCCTCTGCATTACACCCTCATCATGAACCCGCGCTTCTGTATCCTGTTGGCGTCCGCTGTGTGGCTCACTGGAATCACTTATGCTGTCTCAGAGGCCACAGCCACCTTACAGTTGCCGCTGTGTGGCCTCAATAAATTGGATCACTTGGTGTGTGAGATTCCTGTTCTGATAAAGGCTGCCTGTGGAGAAAAGGCTGCTAATGAGCTTACGCTCTCTGTGGTGTGTATTTTCATATTAGCTGTTCCTCTTTGCTTGATTCTTGCTTCCTATGCTTGTATTGGACatgctgtatttaaaattaaatcttctgagggaaggaagaaggcctTTGGGACATGTTCCTCccacctcattgtagttttcttgttttatggtCCGGCCATTAGCATGTACCTTCAGCCGCCTTCCTCCATCTCAAGGGACCAGCCCAAGTTCATGGCGCTCTTCTATGGAGTGGTGACACCTACACTGAACCCTTTTATCTACACCCTGAGGAATAAGGATGTAAAGGGGGCATTAGGCAACCTACTCAGGGGCATTTTTACTTCCAAGTGA